The Sphingopyxis sp. TUF1 genome segment CTTGCACTGGCGGCGGTTTAGTTCGCCTTGGCACCCAACAATTCGGCAAGCATCTTGTCTCCCCTTCCGTCGGGTGCGAACGCGCCGGTGCGGCCCACAAACGGACAGATCCACTCGGCCCCTACCGCACGGCCCGAATATTGCCGCGCTTCGGAAATGCTGCCGTGCCGCGCAAGCATCGGGTTGGCGTCGCCCGCCAGCGCCACGTCACGCGCTATGATCTTGCTGCGCATCTTGTCATAGACGCCGCTTTCCCGCAGTCGTTCGAACTGGTCGTGCAGGTTGAAGATCAGCGCCGGTCGTTCGAAGCGCCGCGCCGGTCGACTGGCCTGCGGGTGAAGGCCGACAACAAAAAACGCCTCACCACCAAAGCTCAGAGAGAAATGCGGATCGTCGGGCTCCGCGCTGACACGCGGATCGGCAGGCTGACCGTGAAAATCATCTTTGTCGGTCAGCGACTGCAGACGCGCCCACATCCATTGCTCAAACGCCTCTTCGTCAAGATCATTGTCGGTTTCGAACAATACCGCGAGCGAGTGGAACAGCGTGGGTTTGCGGGCATAGCTGGAGGCGAGGTCAAGTAGATTGGGATATATGCGCAGATCGTCCCATGCCGAACACATGTCGCGACCGACTACAATCCGCATCTGACCTTTCGCCAAGGCGGACTTGGCGCCGACGCACGGAAAGTCGGGATTGGCGACGAAGGCACGGAAGCGCTGGGCCAAGGGGTGACGGGAGTCATCGACGGGATAAAACATGGCTCACCAACCGTCGGCAGCGCCGCTGGTTGCGCCCGATTAACCTGGGTTACATCGATTTGTCCGTGTTGCCGAATATCTTCATATTCGGTCGGCGGCCGCCCCCCCAGCAACCGGAACGGACATAGTGCGTTACGATTGGGTGACATCCCCCATTCTCTTCCGCCGCGTTGCTCGCGGCGTCCATTCCAAGCGCTCGACCAACAGGACCTTGTAGTTGGAACTGCTCGATCCCGACCTGCTATGGCCGATTGTCGGCGCGATTGTGGCCAGCGCCATTATCGGCGCGGAACGCGAATACCGCGCGAGTCCGGCCGGGTTGCGCACTCATATTCTCGTAAGCCTGTCCTGCTGCCTGCTGATGCTGTCGGCGGTGCACCAGATGGAATGGCTCAACGACGCCCCCGTCGAGGTGGTGCGCATCGATCCCGTACGCATGGCCCATGGTATCCTGACCGGGATCGGCTTTCTGTGCGGCGGGGTCATCTTTCGGGAAGGCTTCAACGTTCGCGGGCTCACCACGGCCGCTTCGCTTTGGACGACGGCGACCTTGGGCATATTGTTCGGTATTGGATTTTACGAGCTGGCGATCTTTGCCGCGACGGCGACGGTGCTCGTCCTGGCCGCCGTCACGATCACCGACAGGCGCGCGCCGCAGCAGCGTATCGTGCATCTGAAGGCCCGCTATCGCCGGTCGAAGGCCATCGGGCTTAGCGACTTCGGCACACTTCTGTCCGACCACAAGCTCCCATCGATCACCATCGACCAGTCGATGCACGACGATGTCCTGGAATATGGCGCCATCGCCCAAGGCTACAGCGAAGACCGTGCCGAAAAGCTCGCTGCCAGCCTCGCGGCCGATCCCAACATCACCGGTTTCGAAATTCGTCCCCAACAGGCTTGACCTTGGACGAACAATGCCCTGCGTTGAGCCAGCGATGTGCAATGCCGATCCCTGCATCGCCTATGCGCTTATAGCTGGCTTTCCCCGGATCCGGTCGAATTGCGATGCGACGTGACGCGCATAGGGGCGAGCGCAATCAGGAATGACAAGATGCTCGTCTTCCCAGCGGATTAGGCCCCGGTCTTCAAACTTGGCGGTCGCACTCTGCGCCGCCGCCTTCATCGCTGCGCCGATCCGCGCCCGCCCGCTGCAAAGCAAGTCACGAATAATCGCGCCGCGTTCGCATTCGTTCGCATCGATTATTGCCCCGCGCGCCGCAGCCAGGCGTCCGCCGCCGATGAGATCGCGATAAGGACCCGCGCGTTTCTCGTTCTGAACGATCAGGTCGGGGAATTTGCTGATCGCGCTGGCTCCGAAGCCGAGCAGGATGGGCGCGTTATCGTCGGTGAAGCCCTGGAAGTTCCGGTTCACCTGCCCCTGCTTCGCCGCGATCGCCAGCGGATCGTCGGGCAGCGCAAAATGATCGAAGCCGACGGGAATATAGCCCGCCCGCGTCAGGCGTTCGAAGCCCAGCGCTGCCTGTTCGAAGCGCAGCTTGTGATCGGGCAGATCGCGGGCGTCGATCCGCCGCTGGCGCGGAATCATCGCGGGCAGATGCGCATAGCCGAACAGCGCGACGCGGCTGGGCGCGAGGCGCATCGTTTCGTCGAGCGTTGTTTCGAGATCGGCGAGGCTCTGACCGGGCAGGCCGTACATCAGGTCGAAATTGATCGCGTCGATGCCTCGCAGGCGCAAACTGGCCACCGCATTTTCAATGTCGGTGAGCGGCTGGATGCGCCCGATCGCCTTCTGGATTTGCGGCGAAAAGGTCTGCACCCCGAGGCTGACGCGCTTGACCGACGAAGCCGCGAGGACGCGCGCCCAATCGGCGGAAAAACCGCGCGGGTCGATCTCGATCGAAATTTCGGGATCACTGACGTCAAAGACGGTAAGGATGCGGTCGAGCAGGCGCACGAAGTCGATCGGCGCGATCGCGTTGGGGCTGCCGCCGCCGAAAGCGATGCGCTGAACCCGCGCACGGCCGCCAACGCGCCGCGCGACCATGGCAATTTCGGACCGCAGCGCCGTCAGATAGTCGGCCAAGCGCTGCGTGCGATTGGCTGCGCCGGTATTGCATCCGCAATACCAGCAAATCTGCTCGCAGAACGGAATATGGACATAAAGCGAGACCGGGGTCGCCGACGCGATCCGGTCGAGTGCCGCCGCATAATCCTCGGCGCCGACATGGTCGCCGAATTCGACCGCGGTGGGGTAGCTGGTGTAGCGCGGCACGGGCGTCGCCAGCAGGTCGGGGTGATAGCTCCACATGGGTCGGGATTAAGCGGCGGCTGGCGCCTCCGCATTGACGCAGATCAAGGCCGCGATCAGCAGCAGGCTTTCCGGGTGCCCGGCGTTTTGCCGCGGCGTTCGGTCATGGCATGGCACGCCTTCGCGCACGCGCCGCCGCCGCGATCGTCGGGTCCGCCCGGCACGATCAGCATGTGGCGGCCGCCGCCGCAATCGGGAACGATCATGACGCGGGCATCGACCGCCAGCGGAGCCAGCGCGAGGGCCGCAACCGCGGCAAGCGACGCAGAGATCCGGCTGGTCACGGCGCCCTCTCCTCTTCATCCTCGACAAAGATGCGCAGCGCGGCGCCGTCGAGATCGTCGAACTGCCCGCGGCGAAGCGACCAGAAAAAAGCCGCAAGGCCGAGCAGGCCCAGCCCCAGCGCAATCGGGATCAGAAACACCAGCCCGTTCACCGCGCCGCCCTTTTCAGCCGCATCGCGTTGCCGACGACGATCAGCGACGAACCCGACATCGCGAGCGCCGCGACGAGCGGCGTTACATAGCCCATGAAGGCGAGCGGAACGGCGATGATATTATAGCCTATCGCCAGCGCGAAATTCTGTCGGACGATCGCCTGCGTCCGTCGCGCCATGCGAAGCGCCTGCACCACGGGCATCAGGCGGTCGCCCAGAAAAATGCAGTCGGCGGCGTTCTTGCCGGCGTCGCTCGCCGAGCCCGGCGCCATCGACGCATGGCCCGCCGCAAGCGCCGGGCCGTCGTTCAGCCCGTCGCCGATCATCAGCACCTTGCGCCCCAGCGCCGCCTGCCGCGCAATCGCCGCGAGCTTGTCCTGCGGGCTCATCCCGGTCTGCGCGGTCAGGCCCAGCGTTCGCGCGACCGGCGCAGCGGCCTCGGCGCGGTCGCCCGACAGGATCATCGTATCGAGCCCTTCAGCCCGCAGCGCGTCGATCGCGCTGCGGGCATCGGGACGAAGCTGGTCGGCGAAGTGGACCGTCGCTACCTTTTCTCCGTCGATGGAAAGCTGAGTGGCGAGCGCGCTGTCCCCAAGGTCCCGGTCGGGGCGGCCGAGCGCCACGGCGCGACCCCTCCAGCTCGCCTCGACGCCAAAGCCCAGAATTTCACGCACATTCGCCACCGGTTCGGGCTTAATGTCGCGCGCAGCCAGGTCGCGGCGCAATGCTTCGCTCAAAGGGTGGCGGCTGACCTGCGCCAGCGCCAACATCAGGGCCTTCGTCTGATGATCGAGCTCGTCGATGTCGAGCGCGACGGGACGGCCGAGCGTGAGCGTGCCGGTCTTGTCGACCAAGGCCGTATCGACTTCGGCCAGCCGTTCGAGCGCCGATCCGTCCTTGATGAGCACCCCGGTGCGCATCAACTCGCCCGCCGCCACGATCTGCGCCGCGGGAACCGCGAGGCCGAGTGCGCACGGACAGGTGATGATGAGCACCGCGACCGCGATCAGCAGGCTGTGATGCCACCCCGCGCCCGCGATCATCCACCCGGCAAAGGCGATGAGCGCGAGCGCATGGACCGCGGGCGCATAGAGGCGCGCCGCGCGGTCGGCGATGCGCACATAGCGCGACTTGCCCTGCGCCGCTTCGCCCATCAACCGGGCGATGTCGGCGATGGCGGTATCGGCGCCCGCGGCCGTCACCCGGACCCGGATCGGCGCATCGAGGTTGAGCGTTCCGGCATGGACGCGGTCTTCGACATGCGCCGCGACCGGCGCGCTTTCCCCGGTCAGCAGCGACAGGTCGCACCGGCTTTCGCCCGCCACGACCACCCCGTCGGCGGCGAGACGCTCGCCCGCGGCGACGAGCATGACCATGCCCGGATCGAGCGCCGTCGCATCGACCCACCGGCTGCCCCCGTCCGCGCCCACCACCATCGCCCCCGTGCCCATGTTGCGCAGCAACGCGGTCACGCCGCCGCGCGCCCGGTCGCGCATCACGCTGTCGAGCCAGCGCCCGCAGAGCAGGAAAAAGAGCAGCATGACCGCGCCGTCGAAATAGGCGTGCGGGCCGTGCGTCGCGGTCTCAAAGAGACTGAGCGCGCTCGCGAGCAGCACGCCGATGCTGATCGGCACGTCCATATTCGTCTGGCGATGCCGAAGCGCGCGCCACGCCGAGCGAAAGAAGGGCCGGCCTGCATAAGCGATCGTCGGCAGCGCGATCATCGCCGACAACCAGTGGAACAGGTCGCGCGTCGCCCCCGCCGCACCCGACCATACCGACACCGACAGCAGCATGATATTCATCATCGCAAAGCCCGCGACGGCCACGGCGCGCAGCAGCTCGCGGGTGTCGGCCGCGCCGGGATCGGCCTCGCCCGGTGCGTTGCCCACCGGATGCGCCTCGAACCCCAGCGATGCGAAGGCGCCGACGAGGTCGGGCATATCGGCTTCGGGCAGGCACGACAGGTGGACGCGCTTTTCGGTGAAATTGACGCGCGCCGCAGCGATGCGGCGGTCGCGGACCAGACCCTGCTCAAGCTTGGCAATGCATCCGGCGCAGCGAATGTCGGGGACCGCGAAGTCGCGTTCGATGAGGGCGGCAGCGGTCATTGGAGGTCGATCCGGTAACGCGCCTCGTCGGTCCCCTTGGCAATGATGATGTCGAGCCGCTGGCGCCCCTCCGCCAGCGGCTCGACCGAGCGCCACGCACCTTCCTCTGTCGCCACGAAACGAAGCGCGAGAGGGGCGGAGCGCCCGAGCGGATGGCTGGCCGTTGCGCCGACGCTGAGGCCTGCGAGCGGCGCGCCATCCTTGCGAATGTCGATGCGAACGCGCCGGTCGCGGTCGAGCGTGACCGCTGGCGTCCAGCCCAGCCGGTCTTGCGCCGCTGCGCGCGCGAGCAACTTGTTATACTGCTGGCTCGCGACATAGCTGTTTTCGACGACCTTGCCGCCAAAGGTCGCCATGGCGAGCCGCGCCATCGTGAAATTGACCGCGACGACAGTGGCAAAAAAGGCCACAAGAATGGCCGTCATGTGCCAGCCGGTGAAAGCCTTGCGCGCCCGTTTTTCGGTCATTGTCCTGCCTCCGGCCGGTCGAACTGGATGATGTCGCTGTCGCCGCGCGGATCGCCGTCGAGGCCGCGCGTCGCGATGGTGAAGTCCTGCCGCGCCGGGCCGTCGCCGGGCGCTGCGACGAACAATTTGACGCGGGTCACACTATCCGGCGCGAGCGCGATCTCGACACGCCGGCCGGCGGTTTCGCGCGATCCGCTTTCGGTCCATACCGCCGCGCCTGCCAATCCATCGACCGTGACGGAGACGCGGCGCGGGCGCGTTTCCATATTGCGCAGCTTCAGCGTGTAATTGTTGCGCACATGCCCGTCGGACAGCTGGACATAGAGCGGGCTGCGCTCGTGCTGGACCGCAAGGTCGAGCCGCGTCCGCTGGCCCAGCGAAAACAGCATCGCGGCCCCGATCGCGCTCCATATGCCGAAATAAATCAGCGTGCGTGGGCGCAGCAGCGTTTTCATCACCGGCTTGCCGACCCCGCCCGCCTTTTCGGTCGCGGCATCGTCGAGCGTGCAATAATCGATCAGCCCGCGCGGGCGCCCGACCTGTTTCATCACGCCGTCGCAGGCGTCGATGCACAAGGCGCAGGTGATGCAGCCGATCTGCGGACCTTCGCGAATATCGATGCCCGTTGGACAGACGGCGACGCATTGATTGCAGTCGATGCAGTCGCCGAACGCACCCGGATGCGCCTCGGCCTTCTTGACGCTGCCCCGCGGTTCGCCGCGCCAGTCCTTGTACGTCACGAGCAGCGATTTTTCGTCCATCATTGCGGTCTGGATGCGCGGCCAGGGACACATATAGATGCACACCTGTTCGCGCATGAAACCGCCGAGGACGAAGGTCGTCGCCGTCAGCACCGCGACGGTGGCATAGGCGATCGGCGCCGCCTGCCCCGTCCAGAAATCGGCGGTCAGCGTCGGCGCGTCGGCGAAATACATGATCCACGCGCCGCCGGTCCAGAAAGCGATCGTCAGATAGATCAGATATTTGATCGCCCGCTTTGAAATTTTTTCGAAAGTCCACGGACCATTGGCTAGGCGGACCTGCGCATTCCTGTCGCCATCGACCAGCCGGTCGACATGCTGGAACAGATCGGTCCACACCGTCTGCGGACAGGCATAGCCGCACCAGGCACGGCCGACCGCGCTGGTAACGAGGAACAGGCCGATGCCCGCCATGATGAGCAGGCCCGCGACATAATAAAATTCATGCGGCCAGATCTCGATCTGGAACATGTAGAAGCGCCGGTTCGCGAGGTCGACGAGCACCGCCTGATCGGGTGCATAGGGTCCGCGGTCCCAACGGATCCACGGCGTGCCGTAATAGATCGCCAGCGTGATCCCCATGATCGCCCATTTGAAGCGGCGAAACGGACCATCGACCTTTTTGGGGTAAACGCCCTTTCGCTTTTCATACAGCGGTGCGGCGGGACCGGTCAGGTCGTCAGGGCTGGCCATCGGCTCCCTGCCCTTCGGATATTGGCGCGGGCGCCGGTGCTTTCTCGCCGCCGCCCAGCGAATAGACATAGGTCGCGAGCATCTTGACCGTCACCGGGTCGAGCCGGTGGCCCCAGCGCGGCATCACGCCGTTGCGCGGCTGCACGATCGTCGCGGTCAGGCTGCCGCGATCGCCGCCATAGAGCCAGACGGCGTCGGTCAGTTTCGGCGCGCCGACGGTGCGGTTCCCTGCGCCCGTGGCACCGTGGCAGACCGCGCAATTGGCCTGAAACAGCGCCTCGCCGCGAGCCGCAGCCGCGCTCGGTTTTTCCTGCCCGCTGATCACGCGAACATGGCTGACGACGTCGGCGATCTGCGCGGCGTCAAGGATGCCGTCGCGTCCGAAGGCGGGCATCTGGCTGACGCGCGTGGCCTTATGGTCGGGGTTCCGGATGCCGTGCGCGATCGTATATTCGATGCTCGCAAGATCGCCGCCCCACAGCCAGTCGTCATCGGTCAGGCTGGGATAGAGCTTCTTCACCCCCGCGCCGCCCGCGCCGTGGCACTGGACGCAATGGACCCGAAACGCCGCGGCGCCGCCCTGCACCGCCGCCTGCATCAGTTCGGGCTTGGCAGGAAGATCGGTCAGTGGCGTCGCCGCAATGGCGTTGGTGATAGGCGCGCGGCGTTCCGCGTGCGCCTGCATTGCCTGCTCCAGCTCGCCGCGGCTGCTCCACCCCAGCACGCCTTGCGTGGCGCTGTTGAGCATCGGCCAGGCAGGGTAGAGGACGACATAGCCGGCCGCCCAGACGATGCTGGCGTAGAAGGTCCACAGCCACCAGCGCGGCATCGGCGTGTCGAGTTCCTCGATCCCGTCCCATTCATGCCCAACCGTGCTCGTGCCCGTGGCTTCGTCGATGCGTTTCCCATCGGCGGAAGCCGGGCTATTCTTCGCTTCAGCCATGCTCGTCGTCCTTGAAGATCATCGTTGCAGCCTCTTCGTTGCGGTGGCGCGCCCCCTTGCCGAACGGCCAGGCGACGAGGCCCAGAAACAGGATCGTCATTGCGAGCAACCCCCAGCTGTCGGCGAAATGGCGCAGATCGTTGTAGGTCACCGCTTTGGCTCCTGCGGCGCGGCGCCCTGTTCCTGCGGCGCGGCTTTTTCGACGTCGACGAGTGTGCCGAGCATCTGGAGATAGGCGATCAGCGCATCCATTTCGGACAGGCGATCGGGATTGCCGTCGAAATCGCGCACCTGCGCCTTGGGATAGCGTTTTTGCAGATCGATGCCCGCCGCCGGATCGACCTGAGCCTTCACATCCTCATTCGCCGCGGCGATCGCTTCCTTGCTGTACGGCACGCCGACGCGCGACAGCGCGGTCAGATCGTTGCGCATATCGCCGACATAAAGGTCGCGTTCGGCGAGGAACGCGTAAGGCGGCATGATCGACTCCGGCACGACGCTGCGCGGGTCGATCAGATGCGCCTTGTGCCATTCATCCGAATAGCGACCCCCGACGCGCGCCAGGTCGGGGCCGGTGCGCTTTGATCCCCATTGGAACGGATGATCGTACATGCTCTCGGCCGCAAGGCTGTAATGGCCATAGCGTTCGACCTCGTCGCGAAACGGGCGGATCATCTGGCTGTGGCAGGTATAGCAGCCCTCGCGCATATAGATGTTGCGGCCCGCGAGCTCGAGCGGGGTATAGGGGCGCATCCCGTCGACCTTTTCGATCGTGTTGTCGATCCAGAACAGCGGCGCGATTTCGACGATGCCGCCGATGGTGACGGCGATCAGCGAGAAGACGCCGAGCAGCGTCACATTGCGCTCCAGCTTCTTGTGGCTCAGGCGCTTTTCGGTGGGGTGGGTGGCCATTGTCCGGGCTCCTTATTCGGCGGGCACGGGCGCGAGCGGACGATCCGCCGCAGCGCTGTAGGGGGTTTCGGTCATCGGCTTTTCGGTGCGGACCTTGCCCGCCAGCGTTGCCCAGACGTTGACGATCATGATCAGGAAGCCGGCAAGATACATCGCCCCGCCCGCGGCGCGGATCAGGTACATCGGGTGCATCGCCGCGACGCTTTCGGCAAAGCTGTAGACGAGGTAGCCGTCGGCGCCATATTCGCGCCACATCAGGCCCTGCATGATCCCCGCGACCCACATCGACGCGGCGTAAAAAACGATGCCGACGGTCGCGAGCCAGAAGTGCCAGTTGACCATGCGCAGGCTGTAGAGGCGCGGACGACCCCACAGGCGCGGCACCAGATAATAGACGCAGGCAAAGGTGATCATGCCGTTCCAGCCCAGCGCACCGCTATGCACATGGCCAATCGTCCAGTCGGTGTAGTGCGACATGGAGTTGACCCATTTGATCGACATCATCGGGCCTTCGAAGGTGCTCATCCCGTAAAAGGCGAGCGCCATCACCATCATGCGGATGATCGGGTCGGTGCGGATCTTGTCCCACGCGCCGTTCAGCGTCATCAGCCCGTTGATCATTCCGCCCCAGCTCGGCATCCACAGCATGATCGAAAACACCATGCCGAGCGTCTGCGCCCAGTCGGGCAGCGCGGTGTAGTGAAGATGATGCGGACCCGCCCAGATGTAGAGGAAGATCAACGACCAGAAGTGGATGATCGACAGGCGATAGGAATAAACCGGCCGCTCGGCCTGCTTTGGCACGAAATAATACATCATCGCGAGGAAGCCCGCGGTCAGAAAGAAACCGACCGCATTATGCCCGTACCACCACTGCGTCAGCGCATCCTGTACCCCGGCGAAGGCGGCGTAGCTCTTGGATCCGAAGAGACTGGCCGGCATCGACAGATTGTTGACGATGTGAAGCATCGCGATGGTGAT includes the following:
- the gntA gene encoding guanitoxin biosynthesis heme-dependent pre-guanitoxin N-hydroxylase GntA, translated to MFYPVDDSRHPLAQRFRAFVANPDFPCVGAKSALAKGQMRIVVGRDMCSAWDDLRIYPNLLDLASSYARKPTLFHSLAVLFETDNDLDEEAFEQWMWARLQSLTDKDDFHGQPADPRVSAEPDDPHFSLSFGGEAFFVVGLHPQASRPARRFERPALIFNLHDQFERLRESGVYDKMRSKIIARDVALAGDANPMLARHGSISEARQYSGRAVGAEWICPFVGRTGAFAPDGRGDKMLAELLGAKAN
- a CDS encoding MgtC/SapB family protein, which translates into the protein MELLDPDLLWPIVGAIVASAIIGAEREYRASPAGLRTHILVSLSCCLLMLSAVHQMEWLNDAPVEVVRIDPVRMAHGILTGIGFLCGGVIFREGFNVRGLTTAASLWTTATLGILFGIGFYELAIFAATATVLVLAAVTITDRRAPQQRIVHLKARYRRSKAIGLSDFGTLLSDHKLPSITIDQSMHDDVLEYGAIAQGYSEDRAEKLAASLAADPNITGFEIRPQQA
- the hemN gene encoding oxygen-independent coproporphyrinogen III oxidase, which translates into the protein MWSYHPDLLATPVPRYTSYPTAVEFGDHVGAEDYAAALDRIASATPVSLYVHIPFCEQICWYCGCNTGAANRTQRLADYLTALRSEIAMVARRVGGRARVQRIAFGGGSPNAIAPIDFVRLLDRILTVFDVSDPEISIEIDPRGFSADWARVLAASSVKRVSLGVQTFSPQIQKAIGRIQPLTDIENAVASLRLRGIDAINFDLMYGLPGQSLADLETTLDETMRLAPSRVALFGYAHLPAMIPRQRRIDARDLPDHKLRFEQAALGFERLTRAGYIPVGFDHFALPDDPLAIAAKQGQVNRNFQGFTDDNAPILLGFGASAISKFPDLIVQNEKRAGPYRDLIGGGRLAAARGAIIDANECERGAIIRDLLCSGRARIGAAMKAAAQSATAKFEDRGLIRWEDEHLVIPDCARPYARHVASQFDRIRGKPAISA
- the ccoS gene encoding cbb3-type cytochrome oxidase assembly protein CcoS; the protein is MNGLVFLIPIALGLGLLGLAAFFWSLRRGQFDDLDGAALRIFVEDEEERAP
- a CDS encoding heavy metal translocating P-type ATPase produces the protein MTAAALIERDFAVPDIRCAGCIAKLEQGLVRDRRIAAARVNFTEKRVHLSCLPEADMPDLVGAFASLGFEAHPVGNAPGEADPGAADTRELLRAVAVAGFAMMNIMLLSVSVWSGAAGATRDLFHWLSAMIALPTIAYAGRPFFRSAWRALRHRQTNMDVPISIGVLLASALSLFETATHGPHAYFDGAVMLLFFLLCGRWLDSVMRDRARGGVTALLRNMGTGAMVVGADGGSRWVDATALDPGMVMLVAAGERLAADGVVVAGESRCDLSLLTGESAPVAAHVEDRVHAGTLNLDAPIRVRVTAAGADTAIADIARLMGEAAQGKSRYVRIADRAARLYAPAVHALALIAFAGWMIAGAGWHHSLLIAVAVLIITCPCALGLAVPAAQIVAAGELMRTGVLIKDGSALERLAEVDTALVDKTGTLTLGRPVALDIDELDHQTKALMLALAQVSRHPLSEALRRDLAARDIKPEPVANVREILGFGVEASWRGRAVALGRPDRDLGDSALATQLSIDGEKVATVHFADQLRPDARSAIDALRAEGLDTMILSGDRAEAAAPVARTLGLTAQTGMSPQDKLAAIARQAALGRKVLMIGDGLNDGPALAAGHASMAPGSASDAGKNAADCIFLGDRLMPVVQALRMARRTQAIVRQNFALAIGYNIIAVPLAFMGYVTPLVAALAMSGSSLIVVGNAMRLKRAAR
- a CDS encoding FixH family protein, which gives rise to MTEKRARKAFTGWHMTAILVAFFATVVAVNFTMARLAMATFGGKVVENSYVASQQYNKLLARAAAQDRLGWTPAVTLDRDRRVRIDIRKDGAPLAGLSVGATASHPLGRSAPLALRFVATEEGAWRSVEPLAEGRQRLDIIIAKGTDEARYRIDLQ
- the ccoG gene encoding cytochrome c oxidase accessory protein CcoG, whose product is MASPDDLTGPAAPLYEKRKGVYPKKVDGPFRRFKWAIMGITLAIYYGTPWIRWDRGPYAPDQAVLVDLANRRFYMFQIEIWPHEFYYVAGLLIMAGIGLFLVTSAVGRAWCGYACPQTVWTDLFQHVDRLVDGDRNAQVRLANGPWTFEKISKRAIKYLIYLTIAFWTGGAWIMYFADAPTLTADFWTGQAAPIAYATVAVLTATTFVLGGFMREQVCIYMCPWPRIQTAMMDEKSLLVTYKDWRGEPRGSVKKAEAHPGAFGDCIDCNQCVAVCPTGIDIREGPQIGCITCALCIDACDGVMKQVGRPRGLIDYCTLDDAATEKAGGVGKPVMKTLLRPRTLIYFGIWSAIGAAMLFSLGQRTRLDLAVQHERSPLYVQLSDGHVRNNYTLKLRNMETRPRRVSVTVDGLAGAAVWTESGSRETAGRRVEIALAPDSVTRVKLFVAAPGDGPARQDFTIATRGLDGDPRGDSDIIQFDRPEAGQ
- the ccoP gene encoding cytochrome-c oxidase, cbb3-type subunit III, whose product is MAEAKNSPASADGKRIDEATGTSTVGHEWDGIEELDTPMPRWWLWTFYASIVWAAGYVVLYPAWPMLNSATQGVLGWSSRGELEQAMQAHAERRAPITNAIAATPLTDLPAKPELMQAAVQGGAAAFRVHCVQCHGAGGAGVKKLYPSLTDDDWLWGGDLASIEYTIAHGIRNPDHKATRVSQMPAFGRDGILDAAQIADVVSHVRVISGQEKPSAAAARGEALFQANCAVCHGATGAGNRTVGAPKLTDAVWLYGGDRGSLTATIVQPRNGVMPRWGHRLDPVTVKMLATYVYSLGGGEKAPAPAPISEGQGADGQP
- a CDS encoding cbb3-type cytochrome oxidase subunit 3 — encoded protein: MTYNDLRHFADSWGLLAMTILFLGLVAWPFGKGARHRNEEAATMIFKDDEHG
- the ccoO gene encoding cytochrome-c oxidase, cbb3-type subunit II, with the translated sequence MATHPTEKRLSHKKLERNVTLLGVFSLIAVTIGGIVEIAPLFWIDNTIEKVDGMRPYTPLELAGRNIYMREGCYTCHSQMIRPFRDEVERYGHYSLAAESMYDHPFQWGSKRTGPDLARVGGRYSDEWHKAHLIDPRSVVPESIMPPYAFLAERDLYVGDMRNDLTALSRVGVPYSKEAIAAANEDVKAQVDPAAGIDLQKRYPKAQVRDFDGNPDRLSEMDALIAYLQMLGTLVDVEKAAPQEQGAAPQEPKR
- the ccoN gene encoding cytochrome-c oxidase, cbb3-type subunit I, which gives rise to MDGLVMKAGGWLALTLLALVMAALAVDAPFAVHMMIVAVACLTVLWATISRADYGAIARGILKIPADQGVYDDDPVRWGVIATLFWGIAGMAVGLFIALQLAFPVLNLNLEYTTFGRLRPLHTSAVIFAFGGNALIATSFYVVQRTCRARLAFPNLARFVFWGYQLFIVLAATGYLMGVTEAKEYAEPEWYVDLWLTIVWVAYLAVFVGTIVRRREPHIYVANWFYLSFIITIAMLHIVNNLSMPASLFGSKSYAAFAGVQDALTQWWYGHNAVGFFLTAGFLAMMYYFVPKQAERPVYSYRLSIIHFWSLIFLYIWAGPHHLHYTALPDWAQTLGMVFSIMLWMPSWGGMINGLMTLNGAWDKIRTDPIIRMMVMALAFYGMSTFEGPMMSIKWVNSMSHYTDWTIGHVHSGALGWNGMITFACVYYLVPRLWGRPRLYSLRMVNWHFWLATVGIVFYAASMWVAGIMQGLMWREYGADGYLVYSFAESVAAMHPMYLIRAAGGAMYLAGFLIMIVNVWATLAGKVRTEKPMTETPYSAAADRPLAPVPAE